Proteins from one Triticum aestivum cultivar Chinese Spring chromosome 7A, IWGSC CS RefSeq v2.1, whole genome shotgun sequence genomic window:
- the LOC123153545 gene encoding acetylajmalan esterase, which translates to MASSTAFLLLVAALHVCCCHAQGGDDGAVSAIYSLGDSITDTGNLVKQAPPGAFETIKHLPYGVTFGHPTGRCSDGLLMIDFLAQDMGLPFLNPYLAKNMSFDHGANFAVAGATAMDPADQFNGRFSMPFTANSLKLQLRWFKDFMKSTFNTDEEIRKRLQSSLVLVGEIGGNDYNFALFWNRNVSEVEKLIPSVVQTIIDATKEVLDMGAGRVIVPGNFPIGCLPSYLTAMASPEQSAYDSAGCLKDLNLFAAKHNAQLQRAVAGLRASYPDAAIAYADYFNSFLSLLKGAPALGFDEDSTHKACCGAGGKYNYDERRACGVEGAAVCADPSAYVSWDGIHMTQAAYKAMSRLIYHGRYLQPQILSFPEKNGQT; encoded by the exons ATGGCTTCCTCAAcggctttcctcctcctcgtcgctgcttTGCACGTGTGTTGCTGCCACGCGCAAGGCGGCGACGACGGCGCCGTGTCAGCGATCTACAGCCTCGGCGATTCCATCACGGACACGGGGAACCTGGTCAAGCAGGCGCCGCCCGGCGCCTTCGAGACCATCAAGCACCTCCCCTACGGCGTCACCTTCGGCCACCCCACCGGCCGATGCTCCGACGGACTCCTCATGATCGACTTCCTCG CTCAGGACATGGGTCTCCCGTTCCTCAACCCGTACCTGGCCAAGAACATGAGCTTCGACCATGGAGCCAACTTCGCCGTCGCTGGAGCCACCGCCATGGACCCCGCCGACCAGTTCAACGGGAGATTCTCCATGCCTTTCACCGCAAATTCCCTCAAGCTGCAGCTCAGGTGGTTCAAGGACTTCATGAAGTCCACCTTCAACACCGACGAAG AAATTCGCAAAAGGCTCCAATCATCTCTGGTTTTGGTCGGGGAGATCGGAGGAAACGACTACAACTTCGCCTTGTTCTGGAATAGGAATGTCAGCGAGGTGGAGAAACTCATCCCATCCGTCGTTCAGACCATCATCGACGCCACCAAA GAAGTGCTGGACATGGGCGCTGGCAGAGTCATCGTCCCGGGCAACTTCCCCATCGGCTGCCTCCCGAGCTACCTCACCGCGATGGCCTCGCCGGAGCAGTCGGCCTACGACTCCGCAGGCTGCCTCAAGGACCTCAACCTCTTCGCTGCCAAGCACAACGCGCAGCTACAGCGAGCCGTGGCCGGTCTCCGGGCGTCGTACCCCGACGCGGCCATCGCCTACGCCGACTACTTCAACTCCTTCCTCAGCCTCCTCAAGGGCGCCCCGGCGCTCG GTTTCGACGAGGATAGCACACACAAGGCGTGCTGTGGCGCCGGCGGCAAGTACAACTATGACGAGAGGCGGGCGTGCGGCGTGGAGGGGGCCGCGGTGTGTGCGGACCCATCGGCGTACGTGAGCTGGGACGGCATCCACATGACCCAGGCGGCGTACAAGGCCATGTCCAGGCTCATCTATCATGGGAGGTACCTTCAGCCGCAGATACTCAGCTTCCCGGAGAAGAATGGGCAGACATGA